A region of Myxococcus stipitatus DSM 14675 DNA encodes the following proteins:
- a CDS encoding pilus assembly FimT family protein, with the protein MHTRGMTLLEMMIALAVVSVVLSLALVGIQRPIEGQREATVTRELWSSALQARQRALATNQPVRFVVEPDVTLPDGTQQTVARWERLKCENDWDNNTCPRASCLNTTCRGDSSCCDEVGPDIIIPSTVNAQSVHGLCYLPGLGRAVKPVLPDAPLGCMTGQLGNAAALMAAAPGNLRLSFTSGRPRSLLMVEPLTGLSSLLDCDSVRAQKHPAPECTTN; encoded by the coding sequence ATGCACACGCGGGGAATGACTCTTCTGGAGATGATGATAGCACTGGCCGTCGTGTCGGTGGTGCTGTCCTTGGCACTGGTTGGCATCCAACGACCCATCGAAGGACAGCGAGAGGCAACGGTCACTCGGGAGTTGTGGTCATCCGCGCTTCAAGCCCGCCAGAGGGCACTGGCCACCAATCAGCCTGTGCGCTTCGTGGTGGAGCCCGATGTCACGCTGCCCGACGGGACGCAGCAGACGGTGGCTCGGTGGGAGCGGCTGAAATGCGAAAATGACTGGGACAACAACACCTGTCCCCGTGCGAGTTGTCTGAATACGACCTGTCGTGGTGACAGCAGTTGCTGCGACGAAGTGGGGCCGGACATCATCATCCCGTCGACGGTCAACGCTCAGTCGGTTCACGGACTTTGCTACCTGCCTGGACTGGGCCGTGCGGTGAAGCCCGTTCTTCCCGATGCGCCGCTCGGTTGCATGACGGGCCAGCTCGGCAACGCGGCCGCCTTGATGGCCGCTGCACCAGGCAACCTCCGCCTCTCCTTCACCTCGGGCCGCCCACGCAGCCTGCTCATGGTGGAGCCGCTGACCGGTTTGTCGAGCCTGCTGGATTGCGACTCCGTGCGAGCCCAGAAGCATCCTGCTCCCGAGTGCACGACGAACTGA
- a CDS encoding PilW family protein, giving the protein MSRGESRGFTLLEVMIASAIGVIVLGIGLVAGMQMQRRAIFEEQTMVAQSTGRAVKDLLASDVARAGMGMGNAPITFSDGDSRFAIQVWNELDMTTAHAPVFAADPSFEFPPSGPLYGDMRSDVLQLHWGDTRTLVNMAPCAPAGNPPAATGPIRTGNSSTFCTALGSPTSLQPPNGQTTPAILVNPQGSVACHIEVSQVQSASNRINANPGRANNSITTGACGDAGHTDWRKEGWLTMGTVSATYRVNWASGIPTLEYLAPGAATWVPISRDVERLKIRQAVINFGAPNDPYRWFPDDSVSRPSIDTCTRAMGAVCVADTSAGTNPGSDAELRDLLRERVRELEISLVIRTPRSDPSIVNPYQREEGFPLDGFKRRTFTFRVTPRNFVSAGKQPTGT; this is encoded by the coding sequence ATGAGCAGAGGAGAATCCCGGGGCTTCACGCTTCTGGAAGTGATGATTGCCAGCGCGATAGGGGTCATCGTGCTGGGAATCGGCTTGGTGGCGGGCATGCAGATGCAGCGGCGCGCCATCTTCGAGGAACAGACGATGGTGGCGCAGTCCACCGGGCGCGCGGTGAAGGACCTGCTCGCCAGCGATGTGGCTCGCGCGGGCATGGGCATGGGCAACGCGCCCATCACCTTCTCCGACGGGGACAGCCGCTTCGCCATCCAGGTCTGGAACGAGCTGGACATGACGACCGCGCATGCCCCGGTCTTCGCGGCGGACCCCAGTTTCGAGTTCCCTCCCTCGGGCCCCCTCTACGGAGACATGCGCTCGGATGTCTTGCAGCTCCACTGGGGAGACACACGCACCCTGGTCAACATGGCCCCGTGCGCGCCCGCCGGAAATCCTCCGGCTGCGACAGGCCCCATCCGAACGGGAAACTCCTCCACATTCTGCACGGCGCTCGGCTCGCCCACGAGTCTGCAACCCCCCAATGGACAGACGACCCCCGCCATCCTCGTCAATCCACAGGGCAGTGTCGCGTGCCACATCGAAGTCTCACAGGTCCAGTCGGCATCGAATCGCATCAACGCCAACCCTGGGAGGGCGAACAACTCCATCACGACGGGGGCCTGTGGTGATGCGGGGCACACGGACTGGAGGAAAGAGGGGTGGCTCACCATGGGCACGGTGAGTGCCACCTACCGGGTGAACTGGGCGAGCGGAATCCCCACGCTCGAGTATCTGGCACCAGGGGCCGCGACATGGGTGCCCATCAGCCGCGACGTGGAGCGACTGAAGATTCGCCAGGCGGTGATCAACTTCGGGGCGCCGAACGATCCCTATCGCTGGTTCCCGGATGATTCCGTCAGCCGGCCTTCGATCGATACTTGCACACGAGCCATGGGCGCTGTCTGCGTTGCGGATACCTCGGCGGGCACCAACCCAGGGAGCGACGCGGAGCTGCGCGACCTGTTGAGGGAGCGGGTGCGTGAGCTTGAAATCTCCCTCGTCATCCGGACGCCGCGCTCGGACCCCAGCATCGTGAATCCATACCAGAGAGAGGAGGGGTTCCCGCTGGATGGCTTCAAGCGGCGCACCTTCACCTTCCGGGTGACGCCGAGAAACTTCGTGTCAGCGGGCAAGCAGCCCACGGGAACATAA
- the ileS gene encoding isoleucine--tRNA ligase has product MSDTPSQDKDFKDSVNLPRTDFPMKGNLAQLEPRMLGWWGERGIWGKILEKNAAGEPFVLPDGPPYANGHLHAGHALNKVLKDIVVKYRNLVGHRCDFIPGWDTHGLPIEQAVEKRLKDKKVDKRTLSRDVFLEKCREYALEFIDIQKAEFQRLGVFGSWDAPYKTLDFSYEAQEIRELAVFARRGMLYRRKKPVYWCLQDQTALAEAEVEYAEHESPSVYVAFPAGAEIAERVPALKGHAVAFAIWTTTPWTLPANLAVAVNPELEYVFYQLGARVICVAKDLLPKVLAEVKSDELAVKSVPLPGGEVSAAAMVDPSRILAYAQGSDLEHLTYQHPFYERRGRIVLGEHVTLEAGTGLVHTAPGHGQEDYEVGLSYGLDIYNPVRPDGRYDDTVGESLAGKRVFEANPLVIALLVEKGALLNDAKDTVAHSYPHCWRCHNPIILSATYQWFIPMDVPFHGEKTFRQEVLAEVDKVEWVPSWGHSRIRGMLETRPDWTISRQRTWGVPICIAYCEGCDEALVSPELMEKVAAAVEKEGAGVWYRTPVKDFLPEGFQCPRCGKGEFRRETDILDVWFDSACMFSAVLERRQRMPADLFLEGSDQHRGWFHSSMLVAVGTRDTSPYKACLTHGFVVDGKGEKMSKSLGNVVAPEKIIQQYGAEVLRLWVAASDYRNDVRLSDQILKGLSEGYRKIRNTVRYALSNLYDFDPAKHAVARSELLPLDQWALGRLSEVVARVRQAYEDYEFHLVYATVVDFCAGDLSAVYFDILKDRLYTWRTDGPGRRSAQTVLHEVSSVLLRLLAPVMSFTAEEAWGFLPGKSEESVFLAGFPEPGAKLEPALAERYAKLFAVRTAVQGVLEVARREKRIGASLEARVLLTASEPVREFLKAHQDELPGLFITSQVELVDAAGAEATALDVTRAFGDGVKVSAEVKPAHGHKCPRCWTYAEAVRQGGDVCLKCREALAA; this is encoded by the coding sequence ATGAGCGACACGCCCTCCCAGGACAAGGACTTCAAGGACTCGGTCAACCTCCCGCGCACGGACTTCCCGATGAAGGGGAACCTGGCGCAGCTCGAGCCACGGATGCTCGGCTGGTGGGGGGAGCGGGGGATTTGGGGAAAGATTCTGGAGAAGAACGCCGCCGGTGAGCCCTTCGTGCTCCCGGACGGGCCGCCGTACGCCAACGGCCACCTCCACGCGGGCCACGCGCTGAACAAGGTCCTCAAGGACATCGTGGTGAAGTACCGCAACCTCGTGGGACACCGGTGCGACTTCATCCCGGGCTGGGACACGCACGGGCTCCCCATCGAGCAGGCGGTGGAGAAGCGGCTGAAGGACAAGAAGGTGGACAAGCGCACCCTGTCGCGCGACGTCTTCCTGGAGAAGTGCCGCGAGTATGCGCTGGAGTTCATCGACATCCAGAAGGCGGAGTTCCAGCGGCTGGGCGTCTTCGGCTCATGGGATGCGCCCTACAAGACGCTCGACTTCTCGTACGAGGCGCAGGAGATCCGCGAGCTCGCCGTCTTCGCGCGCCGAGGCATGCTCTACCGCCGCAAGAAGCCGGTGTACTGGTGCCTCCAGGACCAGACGGCGCTGGCCGAGGCGGAGGTGGAGTACGCGGAGCACGAGTCCCCTTCCGTCTACGTGGCCTTCCCCGCGGGCGCTGAAATCGCCGAGCGGGTGCCCGCGCTGAAGGGACACGCGGTGGCCTTCGCCATCTGGACGACGACGCCGTGGACGCTGCCGGCGAACCTGGCCGTCGCCGTCAACCCGGAGCTGGAGTACGTCTTCTACCAGCTGGGCGCGCGGGTCATCTGCGTGGCGAAGGACCTGTTGCCCAAGGTGCTGGCGGAGGTGAAGTCGGACGAGCTGGCGGTGAAGAGCGTGCCGCTGCCGGGCGGCGAGGTGTCCGCGGCGGCGATGGTGGACCCGTCGCGCATCCTCGCGTACGCGCAGGGCTCGGACCTGGAGCACCTGACGTACCAGCATCCGTTCTACGAGCGCCGCGGCCGCATCGTCCTGGGCGAGCACGTCACGTTGGAGGCGGGCACGGGCCTGGTGCACACGGCGCCGGGGCATGGGCAGGAGGACTACGAGGTCGGCCTGTCGTACGGGCTGGACATCTACAACCCGGTGCGTCCGGACGGCCGCTACGACGACACGGTGGGCGAGTCGCTCGCGGGCAAGCGCGTCTTCGAGGCGAACCCGCTCGTCATCGCCCTCCTGGTGGAGAAGGGCGCGCTGCTGAACGACGCGAAGGACACGGTGGCGCACAGCTATCCGCACTGCTGGCGGTGCCACAACCCCATCATCCTGAGCGCGACGTATCAGTGGTTCATCCCCATGGATGTGCCTTTCCATGGAGAGAAGACGTTCCGCCAGGAGGTGTTGGCGGAGGTGGACAAGGTGGAGTGGGTGCCCTCGTGGGGGCACAGCCGCATCCGAGGCATGCTGGAGACGCGGCCCGACTGGACCATCAGCCGTCAGCGCACGTGGGGTGTGCCCATCTGCATCGCGTACTGCGAGGGCTGTGACGAGGCGCTCGTGTCGCCGGAGCTGATGGAGAAGGTGGCGGCGGCGGTGGAGAAGGAAGGCGCGGGCGTGTGGTACCGGACGCCGGTGAAGGACTTCCTGCCGGAGGGCTTCCAGTGTCCTCGGTGTGGCAAGGGCGAGTTCCGCCGCGAGACGGACATCCTCGATGTGTGGTTCGACTCGGCGTGCATGTTCTCCGCGGTGCTCGAGCGGCGGCAGCGGATGCCCGCGGACCTCTTCCTGGAGGGGAGCGACCAGCACCGGGGCTGGTTCCACTCGTCGATGCTGGTGGCGGTGGGGACTCGCGACACGTCGCCCTACAAGGCCTGTCTCACGCACGGCTTCGTGGTGGACGGCAAGGGCGAGAAGATGTCGAAGAGCCTGGGCAACGTGGTGGCGCCGGAGAAGATCATCCAGCAGTACGGCGCGGAGGTGCTGCGCTTGTGGGTGGCGGCGAGCGACTACCGCAACGACGTGCGCCTGTCGGACCAGATTCTCAAGGGCTTGTCGGAAGGCTACCGGAAGATTCGCAACACGGTCCGCTACGCGCTGAGCAACTTGTATGACTTCGACCCGGCGAAGCACGCCGTCGCGCGCTCGGAGCTGTTGCCCTTGGACCAGTGGGCGCTGGGCCGGTTGTCGGAGGTGGTGGCGCGGGTGCGGCAGGCGTACGAGGACTACGAGTTCCACCTCGTCTACGCGACGGTGGTGGACTTCTGCGCCGGTGACTTGTCGGCGGTGTACTTCGACATCCTGAAGGACCGTCTGTACACGTGGCGGACGGACGGGCCTGGGCGTCGGAGTGCGCAGACGGTGTTGCACGAGGTGTCGTCCGTGTTGCTGCGGCTGCTCGCGCCGGTGATGAGCTTCACGGCCGAGGAGGCCTGGGGCTTCCTGCCGGGCAAGAGCGAGGAGAGCGTGTTCCTGGCGGGCTTCCCGGAGCCGGGCGCGAAGCTGGAGCCCGCGTTGGCGGAGCGCTACGCGAAGCTCTTCGCGGTGCGAACGGCGGTGCAGGGGGTGTTGGAGGTGGCGCGGCGGGAGAAGCGCATCGGAGCCTCGCTGGAGGCGCGGGTGCTGCTGACGGCGTCGGAGCCGGTGCGGGAGTTCCTGAAGGCGCACCAGGACGAGCTGCCCGGCCTCTTCATCACCAGTCAGGTGGAGCTGGTGGACGCGGCGGGCGCCGAGGCGACGGCGTTGGACGTGACGCGAGCCTTTGGCGACGGCGTGAAGGTGTCCGCGGAGGTGAAGCCCGCGCACGGCCACAAGTGCCCGCGGTGCTGGACGTACGCGGAGGCGGTGAGGCAGGGCGGCGACGTGTGCCTCAAGTGCCGCGAGGCGCTGGCGGCGTAG
- a CDS encoding type IV pilus modification PilV family protein produces MKYGLSRASRGVTLLEVLATMAVMLLGIAAVMTLVTHISASNRRTLTATQAQLIAERTLEDIASRGCSADPPCSNLVGFDKQRTTLWQTAQGRILTAAPATGSGIVAREYEVAVDVDISMDMASIEGGVAGTPSILRDLAGPSSRGRLANVRVSVSWLEPARTGRQVVVLQTRVAP; encoded by the coding sequence ATGAAGTACGGGCTGTCTCGCGCCTCTCGGGGCGTCACGCTCCTGGAGGTGCTGGCGACCATGGCGGTGATGCTCTTGGGCATCGCGGCGGTGATGACGTTGGTGACGCATATCAGCGCCTCCAACCGTCGCACCCTCACCGCGACCCAAGCGCAGCTCATCGCCGAGCGCACGCTGGAAGACATCGCGTCCAGGGGGTGCTCGGCGGATCCACCGTGCTCCAATCTGGTGGGGTTCGACAAGCAACGCACCACCCTGTGGCAGACGGCGCAGGGGAGGATTCTGACAGCCGCCCCCGCCACGGGCTCCGGCATCGTCGCGAGGGAGTACGAGGTGGCGGTTGATGTCGACATCAGCATGGACATGGCCAGCATCGAGGGCGGCGTGGCGGGCACGCCAAGCATCCTGAGGGACCTGGCCGGTCCGTCGAGCAGAGGCAGGCTGGCCAACGTGCGGGTGTCCGTGAGCTGGCTCGAGCCGGCGCGCACGGGGCGACAGGTGGTGGTCTTGCAGACGCGGGTGGCGCCATGA
- a CDS encoding TadE/TadG family type IV pilus assembly protein → MNSDPRGNQGQSGQAMVEAALTLPLVVFLLLGTLQLFLMLQARVLAHYAAFQATRAGSVAHGECERMTHAAILALIPSFHSFLGLSSSTDEVRHGGGGGAPARLAAAFRARRDNRFQAGLDGVHTGSIVWINRAIVGGGVDSPQDREFDEPGHLRRLEVQLIYWYPMRIPFANWVMSRMFMAQFGIQDYRAANPLILAEKDANWNQGESSNPLTLAGDVRSELASRVAREQYVFPIEATFTMRMLTPTKRRHFASMDCPR, encoded by the coding sequence ATGAATTCCGACCCTCGCGGAAACCAGGGCCAGTCAGGACAAGCGATGGTAGAGGCGGCGCTGACGCTTCCGCTCGTTGTGTTCCTGTTGCTGGGTACGTTGCAGTTGTTCCTCATGTTGCAGGCACGGGTGCTGGCTCACTACGCGGCGTTCCAAGCCACCCGTGCGGGCAGCGTGGCGCATGGCGAATGCGAGCGGATGACGCACGCGGCCATCCTCGCGTTGATCCCTTCGTTCCATTCCTTCCTCGGGCTGTCGAGCAGCACTGACGAAGTGCGTCACGGCGGAGGGGGAGGCGCGCCCGCGAGGCTGGCGGCGGCGTTCCGGGCGCGTCGGGACAACCGTTTCCAGGCGGGGCTGGACGGGGTGCACACGGGAAGCATCGTGTGGATCAACCGGGCCATCGTCGGTGGCGGGGTGGACAGTCCGCAGGACCGCGAGTTCGACGAGCCGGGGCACCTGCGGCGGCTGGAGGTGCAGCTCATCTACTGGTACCCGATGCGCATCCCGTTCGCGAACTGGGTGATGTCGCGGATGTTCATGGCGCAGTTCGGCATCCAGGACTACCGGGCGGCCAATCCGTTGATCCTCGCGGAGAAGGACGCGAACTGGAACCAGGGGGAGTCCTCGAACCCCCTCACGCTGGCAGGGGATGTCCGCTCGGAGCTCGCCTCGCGCGTGGCTCGGGAGCAGTACGTGTTCCCCATCGAGGCCACCTTCACCATGCGGATGCTGACGCCCACCAAGCGGCGCCACTTCGCCTCCATGGACTGTCCCCGATGA
- a CDS encoding pilus biogenesis operon protein, which yields MTSRLARRFPRRPARGQALLEAALGVTLFVTIIAFGIHLSEVGFLSLKVQEAAVSALWDGTHGRMHLIPATYSEAGDSMRKAGESAQVRYADFKGLSSTMGPGRITQVFTRGTDMQVRCGMDVGVGWAGAVLTRPAYRDNGGTACNAQATLSTWRFPSSFLDEGDGALYQKRQLEDSLARMQVCSVGRPVGGSCSGRFSMLVDDWGLAGELESPTCNIMKQDYINRFFPCTNPAFHAAVWTTYAPTSLPIPIAASNLAEAALLVNPLPPTALAMIGLGMKEQTFWMSSAGEEAANFIQVMPLLDPISKVWPTTPGSLIGVTTAPYGAAYVKRKPMRGCFLGLDCD from the coding sequence ATGACCTCGCGCCTTGCTCGTCGATTCCCCCGTCGTCCTGCTCGGGGACAGGCGCTGCTCGAAGCGGCCCTGGGGGTCACGCTCTTCGTCACCATCATCGCCTTTGGCATCCACCTGTCCGAGGTGGGGTTCCTCTCGCTCAAGGTGCAGGAGGCCGCTGTCTCCGCCTTGTGGGATGGGACGCATGGACGGATGCACCTCATCCCCGCGACCTACAGCGAGGCTGGGGACTCCATGCGAAAGGCCGGCGAGAGCGCTCAGGTTCGCTACGCGGACTTCAAGGGACTGTCCTCGACGATGGGGCCTGGCCGCATCACCCAGGTCTTCACGCGCGGGACGGACATGCAGGTGCGCTGCGGAATGGACGTCGGCGTCGGCTGGGCGGGAGCCGTCCTCACGCGGCCCGCCTATCGGGACAATGGCGGGACGGCCTGCAACGCCCAGGCGACGCTGAGCACCTGGCGCTTCCCCAGCTCCTTCCTGGATGAGGGGGATGGGGCGCTCTACCAGAAGCGCCAGCTCGAGGATTCCCTCGCCAGGATGCAGGTCTGCTCGGTGGGGCGCCCAGTGGGGGGAAGCTGCTCGGGGCGCTTCTCGATGCTCGTGGATGACTGGGGGCTCGCGGGAGAGCTCGAGTCGCCCACGTGCAACATCATGAAGCAGGACTACATCAACAGGTTCTTCCCCTGCACCAACCCGGCCTTCCATGCCGCGGTGTGGACGACCTATGCCCCGACGTCGCTCCCGATTCCCATCGCCGCGAGCAACCTGGCCGAGGCCGCCTTGCTGGTGAATCCGCTGCCGCCTACGGCGCTCGCGATGATCGGGCTGGGGATGAAGGAGCAGACCTTCTGGATGAGCTCCGCGGGGGAGGAGGCCGCGAACTTCATCCAGGTGATGCCGCTCCTGGACCCCATTTCGAAAGTCTGGCCCACGACGCCCGGCTCCTTGATTGGCGTCACCACGGCGCCCTATGGCGCCGCGTACGTCAAGCGCAAGCCCATGCGGGGCTGCTTCCTGGGGTTGGACTGTGATTGA
- a CDS encoding Tad domain-containing protein: MNRALVRGQTLVLFVLGTLLIVLMATLTVSFAMKVRERIELQTVTDAAAYSNAVATARTFNNIAVMNRAQIGHAVAQAGAVSLVSWATLYRAELNAANNGFGLGMAPYKLAIATGCWCAWKNSACRKRCRCGTKGVADLGMLQGKLRAEKLRVDAVFQSLEPMVKFQMLGHQAAQLAFYAAQQDVYRDLRDSVDNQAFANRIVRNAMGAGKYGSDASWVVPDVGNVNTKELRGGVACTDSGAVCDLPLTVAHAVNAAMGSRGFSFVSHRQVPLGHYAIHQLNLNRVIWLPDDVIVMPDTNGTTYFGKKGRQVPLIPPYAPALIGDDRGSIFWRYDHLMHGGDPVFCPAFVAGVLPVTSTLVQSGGFPLPEHRWTPGLAPSDPFNHLLVPCLGGPSSCPGIWPPFLDYNIRRVVSEGDVYAQPKNFAVVQRDLSARALDPWDLSFRYRFESGGAGNVYDARSFTMEDGTPNSTQTALSTGIAYYHRGRSLGINHWAEPPNLLNPYWRATLVGADIDNSGVRDAIETLGNSSPVAAQTFMELRNAGFKGLQR; encoded by the coding sequence ATGAACCGAGCCCTCGTACGTGGTCAGACGCTGGTGCTGTTCGTCCTGGGCACCCTGCTGATTGTCCTGATGGCCACGCTCACGGTCTCCTTCGCGATGAAGGTGCGTGAGCGCATCGAGCTGCAGACGGTGACGGACGCGGCGGCGTACTCCAACGCGGTGGCCACCGCGCGCACGTTCAACAACATCGCGGTGATGAACCGCGCGCAGATTGGCCACGCGGTGGCACAAGCGGGCGCTGTCAGCCTGGTGAGCTGGGCCACGCTCTACCGGGCGGAGCTCAACGCGGCCAACAATGGCTTCGGGCTTGGCATGGCGCCCTACAAGCTCGCCATCGCGACCGGGTGCTGGTGCGCCTGGAAGAACTCGGCATGCAGGAAGCGGTGTCGCTGTGGCACCAAGGGCGTGGCGGACCTGGGCATGCTCCAGGGGAAGTTGCGCGCGGAGAAGCTGCGCGTCGATGCCGTCTTCCAGTCCCTGGAGCCCATGGTGAAGTTCCAGATGCTGGGGCACCAGGCCGCCCAGCTCGCCTTCTACGCCGCGCAGCAGGACGTCTACCGGGACCTGCGGGACAGCGTGGACAACCAGGCCTTCGCCAACAGGATTGTCCGCAATGCGATGGGGGCGGGGAAGTACGGGAGTGATGCCAGCTGGGTGGTGCCGGATGTTGGCAACGTCAATACCAAGGAGCTCCGAGGGGGCGTGGCCTGTACGGACAGTGGCGCCGTCTGCGACCTCCCCCTGACGGTCGCGCACGCGGTGAACGCGGCCATGGGCAGCCGCGGCTTCAGCTTCGTCTCGCACCGGCAGGTGCCCCTGGGGCACTACGCGATCCACCAGCTCAACCTGAACCGCGTCATCTGGCTCCCTGATGACGTGATTGTGATGCCGGATACGAACGGGACGACGTACTTCGGCAAGAAGGGGCGTCAGGTCCCCTTGATACCGCCCTATGCGCCAGCGCTCATTGGAGATGATCGCGGCTCGATTTTCTGGCGCTACGACCACCTCATGCACGGGGGAGACCCCGTCTTCTGTCCCGCGTTTGTCGCGGGAGTGCTGCCCGTCACCTCGACCCTGGTGCAGTCGGGAGGCTTCCCGCTCCCCGAACACCGGTGGACACCCGGCCTGGCCCCCAGTGACCCCTTCAACCATCTGTTGGTGCCGTGCTTGGGCGGACCTTCGTCCTGCCCCGGCATCTGGCCGCCGTTCCTCGACTACAACATCCGGCGAGTCGTCAGCGAAGGGGACGTCTACGCCCAGCCCAAGAACTTCGCCGTGGTCCAGCGAGACTTGTCGGCACGCGCCCTGGACCCGTGGGACCTGTCCTTCCGCTATCGCTTCGAGTCGGGAGGGGCGGGCAATGTGTACGACGCCAGGAGCTTCACGATGGAGGACGGCACGCCCAACAGCACGCAGACCGCGCTCTCGACAGGCATCGCCTACTACCATCGGGGCAGGAGCCTGGGCATCAATCACTGGGCCGAGCCGCCCAACCTCCTCAACCCCTACTGGCGCGCGACGTTGGTGGGCGCGGACATCGACAACTCGGGTGTCCGGGATGCGATTGAAACCCTGGGCAACAGTTCGCCGGTCGCGGCCCAGACCTTCATGGAGCTGCGCAACGCGGGCTTCAAGGGGCTCCAGCGATGA